One Megasphaera vaginalis (ex Bordigoni et al. 2020) genomic region harbors:
- a CDS encoding amino acid permease — MEESKQKLRRSLKARHMNMIAIGGAIGTGLFVAGGETVSTAGPGGALLSYSLIGIMVYFLMTSLGEMAAYLPVSGSFETYANRYVDKSLGFALGWNYWFNWAITVAAELVAGSLIMKYWFPDVPAAVWSGIFLVILFILNYLSTRSYGESEFIFAGIKVLTVIVFLAVGTLLIIGVGPEPSPGFVNWTIGEAPFVGGFTAMLSIFMVAGFSFQGTEMIGIAAGESEDPEKNIPRAVHSIFWRILLFYLGSFIIIGFLIPYTDKNLLNTAIENISISPFTLVFERFGLVAAASIMNAVILTAVLSAGNSGLYVSTRMLYAMAETGQAPKCFLKLNKRGVPTNALFATVIFGLAAFLTSLIGEGKAYDWLVNISGMAGFITWIGIAICHYRFRRAFKAQNKDLSTLPYKASFFPFGPILALILCLIVTAGQNYSAFTGPEIDWYGASVAYIGIPVFFAVYLYHKAKHKTGIIPLENVDLSRSGNEQHILD; from the coding sequence ATGGAAGAAAGCAAGCAAAAACTGCGACGCAGTCTGAAAGCCCGCCATATGAACATGATCGCCATCGGCGGCGCCATCGGCACAGGTCTTTTTGTTGCCGGCGGGGAAACAGTCAGTACAGCCGGTCCCGGCGGCGCTCTTCTCTCGTACTCGCTGATCGGCATCATGGTCTATTTTCTCATGACGAGCCTCGGTGAAATGGCAGCGTATCTGCCAGTCAGCGGCTCCTTTGAAACCTACGCCAATCGGTATGTCGACAAATCTCTCGGCTTCGCCCTCGGCTGGAATTATTGGTTCAACTGGGCCATTACGGTAGCAGCGGAACTGGTTGCCGGTTCGCTGATCATGAAATATTGGTTTCCCGATGTGCCGGCAGCCGTATGGAGCGGTATTTTTCTCGTCATCTTATTCATCTTAAATTATCTTTCCACCCGTTCGTACGGCGAAAGCGAATTTATCTTCGCCGGCATCAAGGTCTTGACAGTCATCGTCTTTCTCGCCGTCGGCACGCTTCTCATCATCGGTGTCGGTCCCGAACCGTCGCCCGGCTTCGTCAATTGGACGATTGGTGAAGCGCCCTTCGTCGGCGGCTTTACGGCAATGCTCAGCATCTTTATGGTCGCCGGCTTTTCCTTCCAGGGAACGGAAATGATCGGCATTGCCGCCGGTGAAAGCGAAGATCCCGAAAAGAATATCCCCCGCGCTGTTCACTCCATTTTCTGGCGCATTCTCCTCTTTTATCTGGGTTCTTTCATCATCATCGGTTTTCTCATTCCCTATACGGATAAAAACCTTTTGAATACGGCAATCGAAAATATTTCCATCAGCCCCTTCACGCTGGTATTCGAACGCTTCGGCCTCGTCGCCGCCGCTTCGATCATGAATGCCGTTATCCTCACAGCTGTACTTTCGGCGGGAAATTCCGGCTTGTACGTATCGACGCGCATGCTTTACGCCATGGCAGAAACGGGACAGGCGCCGAAATGCTTCCTGAAGCTGAATAAGCGGGGCGTACCGACGAACGCGCTGTTCGCTACCGTTATCTTCGGCCTCGCCGCTTTCCTCACGTCCCTGATCGGTGAAGGCAAAGCCTACGACTGGCTTGTCAATATCAGCGGCATGGCGGGATTTATCACCTGGATCGGCATCGCCATCTGTCACTATCGGTTCCGCCGCGCCTTCAAAGCGCAGAACAAAGATTTATCCACCTTGCCGTACAAGGCGTCCTTCTTCCCTTTCGGCCCTATTTTGGCCTTGATCCTCTGCCTTATCGTCACGGCGGGACAAAATTATTCGGCCTTTACAGGACCTGAGATCGACTGGTACGGCGCCAGCGTCGCTTATATCGGTATTCCCGTTTTCTTTGCCGTTTACTTATATCATAAGGCAAAACATAAAACCGGTATCATTCCTCTGGAGAATGTCGATTTATCGCGCAGCGGTAACGAACAGCATATTCTGGACTGA
- a CDS encoding alpha-hydroxy-acid oxidizing protein — MDMQEIRVKAREKMKGCHVCPQCDGKACIGEIPGFGGLRTARSFMRNIEALREYGLVMRSMVGVEEPDTSVEILGRKLALPVLVAPVGGIVLNAKVDGDPAEVEQAYDEAVTQGAMECGTLSFTGDSGAPYMYASGIQSCAKRPGIVIPTIKPREDDKIIEKAVLAERSGAFAVACDIDAATLINMRIFGQPVGPKRPESIRKVVQSISLPFIVKGIMSPEEATACADAGAKGIVVSNHGGRVLDGMAGTADVLPAIAAAVKGRLAIFVDGGVRHGEDVLKMLALGADAVLLGRPVSIAAIGGGAAGVKLALDTIRRELADAMMITGTQSLQSVPRHILHKL, encoded by the coding sequence ATGGACATGCAAGAAATACGTGTCAAGGCACGAGAAAAAATGAAGGGGTGCCACGTTTGTCCGCAGTGTGACGGCAAGGCCTGTATCGGCGAAATACCCGGGTTCGGCGGTCTGCGTACAGCGCGGTCTTTTATGCGCAATATTGAGGCTTTGCGTGAATACGGACTGGTCATGCGCAGCATGGTCGGCGTTGAAGAGCCGGATACGTCTGTGGAAATCCTCGGTCGAAAGTTGGCGCTTCCCGTTTTGGTGGCGCCTGTCGGCGGCATCGTTTTGAACGCAAAGGTTGACGGCGATCCGGCGGAAGTGGAACAAGCGTATGACGAAGCCGTTACGCAAGGGGCTATGGAATGCGGGACTTTGTCCTTTACCGGAGACAGCGGCGCGCCGTACATGTATGCTTCCGGTATACAGTCATGTGCGAAGCGGCCGGGTATCGTCATTCCGACGATTAAACCCCGCGAAGATGATAAGATCATCGAAAAAGCCGTGTTGGCAGAACGATCGGGAGCCTTTGCCGTTGCCTGTGATATTGACGCGGCGACGTTGATCAATATGCGGATTTTCGGACAGCCTGTCGGCCCCAAGCGTCCCGAAAGTATTCGTAAAGTCGTTCAGTCCATATCGCTGCCTTTCATCGTCAAAGGGATCATGTCTCCTGAAGAAGCGACAGCCTGTGCGGACGCGGGAGCAAAGGGTATCGTTGTCAGCAATCACGGCGGCCGTGTTCTCGACGGTATGGCCGGTACCGCCGATGTGCTGCCTGCTATTGCAGCAGCCGTCAAGGGGCGCCTGGCGATCTTTGTCGACGGCGGTGTGCGTCATGGTGAAGACGTGCTCAAAATGTTGGCCCTCGGCGCCGATGCCGTCCTCCTCGGCAGGCCCGTTTCCATCGCCGCTATCGGCGGCGGTGCGGCAGGTGTCAAGCTGGCGCTGGATACGATCCGCCGCGAGTTGGCTGATGCCATGATGATTACGGGTACGCAGAGCCTGCAGTCTGTGCCGCGGCATATTCTGCATAAGCTTTAA
- the rd gene encoding rubredoxin, whose translation MDKYECSVCGYVYDEAEGDADNGVAAGTKFADLPEDWVCPICGADKDSFNKL comes from the coding sequence ATGGATAAGTACGAATGCAGCGTTTGCGGTTATGTTTATGATGAAGCTGAAGGCGATGCCGATAACGGTGTTGCAGCAGGCACGAAATTTGCCGATTTGCCGGAAGATTGGGTTTGTCCTATTTGCGGCGCAGATAAAGATTCCTTCAATAAGCTTTAA
- the argH gene encoding argininosuccinate lyase yields the protein MKLWGGRFTKATDKTAEAFNASIQYDCRMYGEDICGSIAHASMLAKQGIITTADKETIIAGLKAIYKEIEAGDFAFSIALEDIHMNVEQRLTEAVGEAGKRLHTGRSRNDQVALDTHLYVRREIAAVAKLLIALQQAIIDAAEKYGDVIMPGYTHLQRAQPILFSHHLLAYFSMLSRDFCHLEYVWKLADIMPLGAGALAGTTYPLDQQYVADLLHFTTIYDNSLDAVSDRDYILAFLEFAANLMMHLSRLSEEFILWSSSEFKFIELDDAHCTGSSIMPQKKNPDICELVRGKTGRFYGHLMGLLTVMKGIPMAYDKDMQEDKEGLFDAVDNLKFALAIYADMIGAMKVNKERMRSVLEEDFSNATDMADYLVKKGLPFREAHAVVGKTVRYCIESGKVLQELSLEEFKAFSPVITADIHHFLSIDICVEQRKTYNGTAPSSVRRQLAAAGTTVAAELTVQERWQSVADSLYELAD from the coding sequence ATGAAATTATGGGGTGGCAGATTTACGAAAGCAACAGATAAAACAGCAGAGGCTTTTAATGCGTCTATTCAGTATGATTGCCGCATGTACGGCGAAGATATTTGCGGCAGTATCGCCCACGCTTCCATGCTGGCCAAACAAGGGATCATTACGACGGCCGATAAGGAGACAATCATTGCCGGACTGAAAGCAATTTATAAAGAAATAGAAGCCGGTGATTTTGCGTTTTCGATTGCCTTGGAAGATATTCATATGAACGTGGAGCAACGGTTGACAGAGGCTGTCGGTGAAGCCGGTAAGCGGCTTCATACCGGACGCAGCCGAAACGATCAGGTCGCGTTGGATACGCATTTATATGTACGGCGGGAAATCGCTGCCGTGGCGAAGCTGCTGATCGCTTTGCAGCAGGCGATAATTGACGCTGCCGAAAAATACGGCGACGTTATCATGCCCGGGTATACGCACTTGCAGCGGGCGCAGCCCATTCTGTTCAGTCATCATCTGCTCGCTTATTTTTCCATGCTTTCCCGTGATTTCTGTCACCTGGAATACGTTTGGAAGTTAGCCGACATAATGCCGCTCGGCGCCGGCGCGCTGGCCGGCACGACATATCCTCTGGACCAGCAGTACGTTGCCGATTTGCTGCATTTCACAACCATTTATGACAACAGTCTGGATGCGGTCAGCGACAGAGACTATATTCTGGCTTTTCTGGAATTTGCAGCCAATTTGATGATGCATCTCAGCCGTTTATCGGAAGAATTTATTCTCTGGTCGTCATCGGAATTTAAATTTATAGAACTTGATGATGCGCATTGTACGGGGTCATCAATTATGCCGCAAAAGAAAAATCCCGATATCTGTGAACTGGTTCGCGGCAAAACCGGTCGTTTCTACGGGCATCTTATGGGACTTTTAACGGTAATGAAGGGGATCCCCATGGCCTATGACAAGGATATGCAGGAAGATAAGGAGGGGCTTTTCGACGCCGTCGATAACTTGAAATTCGCCTTGGCGATCTATGCCGACATGATCGGCGCCATGAAGGTCAATAAGGAGCGGATGCGCAGCGTGCTTGAAGAAGATTTTTCCAATGCCACCGATATGGCTGATTATCTGGTCAAGAAAGGACTGCCTTTCCGGGAGGCTCACGCCGTTGTCGGCAAGACTGTCCGTTATTGCATTGAATCCGGCAAGGTGCTGCAGGAACTGAGCCTTGAGGAATTCAAGGCGTTCAGTCCGGTTATCACTGCCGATATCCATCATTTTCTTTCTATCGATATCTGTGTGGAGCAGCGGAAGACATACAACGGCACGGCGCCGTCATCGGTTCGGCGGCAGCTTGCAGCCGCCGGAACGACGGTGGCTGCTGAACTGACCGTACAGGAGCGGTGGCAGTCCGTTGCAGATTCGCTGTATGAATTGGCGGACTGA
- a CDS encoding argininosuccinate synthase: protein MNEIKKIVLAYSGGLDTSVIIPWLKEHYVGAEVIAACADVGQPDDFPAIEKKAYASGAAKVYIMDLKKEFLDEYVWPTIQAGAVYEGKYLLGTSFARPLISKKLVEVAKAEGADAICHGATGKGNDQVRFELTVKALAPEMKLIAPWRMWELKSREDELKYAEAHNVPIDYQSEENPYPYSMDWNIWHLSHEGDDLENPANAPKDMVYMVTTPPEKAPDTPAYIELTFKAGKPVALDGKAMDSLELMQAVNEVGAKNGIGIVDIVENRLVGMKSRGIYENPGGAILMYAHRELEYLCLDRDTYHYKENVANKYAELVYDGKWFSPLKEALDSFIQSTQQTVTGTVKLKLYKGNIISAGAQSPYSLYSEEFVTFGADEVYNQKDAEGFINLFGLPLQMRAFMLQKIRKEQA, encoded by the coding sequence ATCGCCGCTTGTGCCGACGTCGGCCAGCCCGATGATTTTCCGGCTATTGAAAAAAAAGCCTATGCTTCAGGGGCGGCAAAAGTTTACATCATGGATTTGAAAAAGGAATTTCTTGACGAATACGTTTGGCCGACGATTCAGGCCGGCGCCGTCTATGAGGGGAAATACCTCTTGGGGACGTCTTTTGCGCGGCCGCTTATTTCGAAAAAGCTTGTCGAAGTTGCCAAGGCTGAAGGCGCCGATGCCATTTGTCACGGCGCAACCGGCAAAGGAAATGATCAGGTGCGTTTCGAGTTGACTGTCAAGGCCTTGGCTCCGGAAATGAAACTCATTGCGCCGTGGAGAATGTGGGAACTGAAATCGAGAGAGGATGAGCTGAAATACGCTGAAGCGCATAATGTACCCATTGATTATCAATCGGAAGAAAATCCTTATCCCTACAGCATGGATTGGAATATCTGGCACTTAAGCCATGAAGGCGACGATCTGGAAAATCCCGCCAATGCGCCGAAGGATATGGTCTATATGGTTACGACACCGCCGGAAAAGGCGCCGGATACGCCGGCATATATCGAACTGACCTTTAAAGCCGGAAAACCGGTGGCTCTTGACGGCAAGGCCATGGATTCGTTGGAACTGATGCAGGCCGTCAATGAAGTCGGCGCGAAAAACGGCATCGGTATTGTCGATATTGTCGAAAACCGTTTGGTCGGAATGAAGAGCCGCGGGATTTATGAAAATCCCGGCGGGGCCATTCTCATGTATGCACACAGGGAATTGGAGTATCTTTGCCTTGATAGAGATACGTATCATTATAAAGAAAATGTAGCCAACAAGTATGCCGAACTCGTTTATGACGGCAAATGGTTTTCTCCGCTGAAAGAAGCGCTGGACAGCTTCATACAGTCTACGCAGCAAACGGTAACGGGGACGGTAAAGCTGAAGCTTTATAAAGGGAATATTATCAGCGCCGGCGCGCAGTCGCCGTATTCACTGTACAGTGAAGAATTCGTCACTTTCGGCGCTGACGAAGTGTATAACCAGAAAGACGCCGAAGGGTTTATTAATCTCTTCGGGTTGCCGCTGCAAATGAGAGCGTTCATGTTGCAGAAAATACGGAAGGAACAGGCGTAA